One part of the Thermococcus litoralis DSM 5473 genome encodes these proteins:
- a CDS encoding DUF126 domain-containing protein — MKLKGRKITKGKARGVALVSKKPLSFLGGVDPKTGIVKDIESDIKGESIKDKILVFPRGKGSTVGSYVIYQLKKNGVAPKAIIVEEAETIVATGAIIAEIPMVDKIDISKIKNGQIVEVDADKGEVTIEE, encoded by the coding sequence ATGAAGCTTAAGGGGAGAAAAATCACTAAGGGAAAAGCAAGGGGAGTTGCCCTTGTCTCCAAAAAACCTCTCTCATTTTTAGGAGGTGTCGACCCAAAAACGGGCATAGTGAAGGACATTGAAAGCGATATTAAGGGGGAGAGCATAAAGGACAAAATCCTTGTATTCCCGAGGGGCAAAGGCTCGACTGTTGGCTCTTACGTCATTTACCAGCTGAAGAAAAACGGTGTTGCGCCTAAAGCAATAATAGTTGAGGAGGCAGAGACGATTGTAGCAACGGGAGCTATTATTGCAGAAATCCCCATGGTGGATAAAATTGACATAAGCAAGATCAAGAACGGCCAGATCGTTGAGGTGGATGCAGACAAAGGAGAGGTAACCATAGAGGAATAG
- a CDS encoding HTH domain-containing protein, whose product MLVFIECESSSVEGCLKELREKAEVLEKIPGRIDKAKIELSFGAFMSVRISLSIEPDKNHEKMIVAEYSSGKDVLERLQEKMREKLKNAQIVDFTFGTYTMPITRRKYAVAIAVVNIPMERESFENLSIEERRAILRKALELFDWNPKVLNISEIARLFNVSRDSIYNDIEQILKEKD is encoded by the coding sequence ATGCTGGTCTTCATAGAGTGCGAGTCATCGAGCGTTGAAGGCTGTTTAAAGGAGCTTAGAGAAAAAGCCGAGGTCTTAGAGAAAATCCCGGGAAGAATAGATAAGGCAAAGATAGAGCTCTCCTTCGGTGCCTTCATGAGTGTTAGAATAAGCCTAAGCATAGAGCCGGACAAAAACCATGAGAAGATGATAGTAGCCGAGTACTCCTCAGGCAAGGACGTCCTCGAAAGGCTGCAAGAGAAGATGAGGGAAAAGCTAAAGAATGCCCAAATAGTTGACTTCACCTTTGGAACCTACACGATGCCCATAACCCGAAGAAAATATGCTGTTGCAATAGCGGTTGTGAACATACCCATGGAAAGGGAGAGCTTTGAGAACCTGAGCATTGAAGAAAGGAGGGCAATCCTTAGGAAAGCCCTCGAGCTTTTTGACTGGAATCCAAAGGTTTTGAACATCTCCGAGATAGCGAGGCTCTTCAACGTCTCGAGGGATTCAATCTACAACGACATAGAGCAGATTTTGAAGGAAAAAGACTAG
- a CDS encoding site-2 protease family protein, which translates to MARGIYECVKCGHREIRESNTALLENSCPECGSDMVLVGFEIEPVEELINEPLMEKLSEFYSLGEMQTKGDVMAFEVLEIRETNFERVLKELEKLGYWAALKKREGKVVLFVFPAQPIKEENPLIGIGLFIATVLSTLFAGYWLSSSYIAFLDQYNLPGIRNIYLNALAFSISVLAILGTHEMGHKIAATFHGVKSTFPYFIPFPNILGTLGAVIRVKSPIPTRNAAIDLGSSGPIAGFIVAIPVLLIGLRLSPTLPISAAQMEGGIAFGQSLIMLFLERYIFRIPEDYVIYLHPVAIAGWVGILVTFLNLIPAAQLDGGHIARAFLGEKLHSILTFGLGLAMIGLSVLWAGWLIWGFIILLMGRIGNPGALDEVSPISPKRIVLALIVLAIFILSATPVPISVVQ; encoded by the coding sequence ATGGCGAGGGGTATTTACGAGTGCGTTAAATGTGGCCATAGAGAAATTAGGGAGTCCAATACGGCTTTATTGGAAAACTCATGCCCAGAGTGCGGCTCCGATATGGTTCTTGTTGGCTTTGAGATTGAGCCTGTTGAAGAGCTCATTAATGAGCCCCTCATGGAAAAGCTCAGCGAGTTTTATTCCCTTGGCGAGATGCAGACTAAAGGAGACGTCATGGCATTTGAGGTTCTGGAGATAAGGGAGACCAACTTCGAGAGGGTTCTTAAGGAGCTTGAGAAGCTTGGCTACTGGGCTGCATTGAAAAAGAGGGAAGGAAAGGTAGTCCTCTTCGTCTTTCCGGCACAGCCGATTAAAGAGGAAAACCCCCTCATTGGGATAGGGTTGTTTATAGCAACAGTTTTGAGCACCCTCTTTGCGGGCTACTGGCTTTCAAGCTCTTATATAGCCTTTCTTGACCAGTACAACCTTCCGGGGATAAGGAACATCTACCTCAATGCCCTTGCATTTTCAATAAGCGTCCTTGCTATCCTCGGCACCCACGAGATGGGGCACAAGATAGCGGCCACCTTTCATGGCGTAAAGTCAACTTTTCCTTACTTCATCCCCTTCCCGAACATTCTCGGCACACTGGGAGCTGTTATAAGGGTTAAATCCCCAATACCCACCAGAAACGCTGCCATAGACCTAGGCTCAAGCGGGCCTATAGCCGGGTTCATTGTGGCGATTCCAGTGCTGCTTATAGGGTTAAGGCTTTCTCCAACTCTACCTATCTCTGCGGCCCAAATGGAGGGCGGAATAGCCTTTGGTCAAAGTCTAATAATGCTCTTCCTTGAGAGATACATCTTTAGGATTCCCGAGGACTACGTGATTTACCTCCACCCGGTGGCGATAGCTGGCTGGGTAGGAATTCTCGTGACCTTCCTAAACCTAATCCCCGCTGCCCAGCTTGACGGCGGACATATAGCGAGGGCTTTCCTTGGAGAAAAGCTCCACTCGATTTTGACCTTTGGTCTAGGCCTGGCGATGATTGGACTGAGCGTCCTCTGGGCAGGGTGGCTCATCTGGGGCTTCATAATTCTCCTTATGGGGAGAATTGGAAACCCGGGTGCTTTGGATGAGGTCAGCCCAATTTCGCCTAAAAGAATAGTTCTGGCTTTGATAGTGCTTGCAATATTCATCCTCTCGGCAACGCCAGTGCCCATAAGCGTTGTTCAGTAA
- a CDS encoding flagellar protein G: MAAGGPASELIMFIVAIIVAGSVAGALAHVTNDIAGGIKIRGESLSYNLKSDAVIINDPENIPVAGTGPYNYIFYIKNVGKESITFSSDALQVFIDGNMIPPSNLTLVDVNNAPISSLDPYEVGKIVVTTTLSSGAHKLVIVLENGKVRSFVFRLP; encoded by the coding sequence ATGGCCGCAGGTGGACCAGCGTCAGAGCTGATTATGTTTATAGTGGCTATTATTGTTGCCGGAAGTGTTGCAGGTGCATTAGCACATGTTACAAATGATATCGCTGGGGGTATCAAAATAAGGGGGGAGAGCTTGTCATATAACTTAAAATCAGACGCTGTTATAATAAATGATCCAGAGAACATTCCAGTAGCCGGTACGGGCCCATATAATTATATATTTTACATAAAAAACGTTGGAAAAGAAAGTATAACCTTTAGCAGCGATGCATTACAAGTATTTATTGATGGAAATATGATACCTCCATCGAACCTTACTCTTGTAGATGTCAATAACGCTCCCATTTCCTCTTTAGATCCGTATGAGGTTGGGAAAATTGTAGTTACCACGACTCTCTCTAGTGGAGCCCACAAACTTGTGATAGTGTTGGAAAATGGAAAGGTGAGAAGCTTTGTATTTCGACTCCCCTAG
- a CDS encoding COG1361 family protein: MKGKIIPVFVFMLFFQFVAASSIVGWIETPVKIEIPNYTLKIEDISLVDGSTYVEYFTPNGSHLQLLKIGQNLSVDDLVFKIHRTIVGKQGYAYISLEYPYLLEGETILFGNYSLSLLSVGNNTAKIKLRINNESKEYTSTDIKYDNLQVKLTPYPKIFSGYLEKDETFTFHSHSITFKEALIENISGKYKNVVKFVIDKDEYEVPVGDTVEIGIFVISPKDLIGEKYVEMEVYLKGAYVNVYLLPHFEKTLKENENTRIGPYLVVPEYIFHSQAYVSIKNLCGKALSGSFLSAGNHSKALTYQGIDVGVLDVNYTSESKTAKLIIFVTDPSILTMEELIPEVEISPVIPSKIVQFDEVPLKIVLKNKDHVDLKNVRIFYAPSSWVESIGDNVIYVPKIEAGSSYEAEFLIRVKKYGKITLGSIRVIAETSTGFGCNENGTIEISHSSVTAAVEEATVKYDVDISAPANLTLAPFDVSIRIQNRGNTKTPVLLRIPVSKFAIINADSFTLNGSNIERLVSLIPNKTAEFKIRVFPLDSTNLTLQAYVISNGRIVGKDEEGITFTQDKSQEEFQEQNRECTPQIVYVNKSVPVEKVVERIVNNTVEVPYTPLKAKLIFLSAGFLLGSAFIILLAWIQSQRE, encoded by the coding sequence ATGAAAGGGAAGATAATACCCGTGTTTGTTTTCATGCTCTTTTTCCAATTTGTTGCGGCATCATCTATAGTTGGATGGATTGAAACCCCAGTTAAGATAGAGATTCCCAACTACACCCTCAAGATTGAGGACATATCTCTTGTTGATGGTTCAACTTATGTCGAATATTTTACTCCTAATGGCTCTCATCTTCAACTTTTAAAAATTGGTCAGAATCTCTCTGTGGATGATCTCGTTTTCAAAATTCATCGGACAATAGTTGGAAAACAAGGTTATGCTTATATCTCTCTTGAATACCCTTATCTGCTTGAGGGTGAAACCATACTATTTGGAAACTACTCGCTATCTTTGCTATCTGTCGGTAACAATACTGCCAAAATAAAGTTAAGGATAAACAACGAAAGCAAAGAGTATACGTCAACTGACATTAAATACGATAATCTTCAAGTAAAGTTAACACCTTATCCAAAAATCTTCTCTGGATATCTTGAAAAGGACGAAACATTTACCTTCCATTCTCATTCGATAACATTTAAAGAGGCATTAATAGAGAACATTTCTGGCAAATATAAGAATGTGGTAAAGTTTGTGATAGACAAAGATGAATATGAGGTCCCTGTAGGAGATACCGTTGAAATAGGAATTTTTGTTATTTCACCAAAAGATTTAATTGGAGAGAAATACGTGGAAATGGAGGTTTATCTTAAAGGAGCCTATGTTAATGTTTATCTACTCCCTCACTTTGAAAAAACATTAAAAGAAAATGAAAATACAAGGATAGGGCCATATTTAGTAGTCCCAGAGTACATTTTCCATTCGCAAGCTTATGTGAGTATAAAGAATCTTTGCGGAAAAGCCTTAAGTGGAAGCTTTTTATCCGCTGGAAACCATTCAAAGGCACTGACCTATCAGGGGATAGATGTGGGAGTGTTGGATGTTAACTATACCTCTGAATCAAAGACAGCTAAATTGATAATATTCGTAACAGATCCCTCTATTCTTACTATGGAGGAACTTATCCCTGAAGTGGAAATATCTCCTGTGATTCCTTCCAAGATAGTTCAATTTGATGAGGTTCCTTTAAAGATTGTCTTGAAGAATAAGGATCATGTTGATTTAAAGAATGTACGAATTTTCTATGCTCCCTCCTCCTGGGTAGAGTCAATAGGAGACAACGTGATATATGTCCCAAAAATCGAAGCTGGTTCCTCATATGAAGCTGAGTTTTTGATTAGAGTCAAAAAGTACGGGAAAATAACTCTTGGCAGTATTAGAGTAATAGCAGAAACCTCTACTGGGTTTGGTTGCAATGAAAATGGAACTATTGAGATTTCACACAGTTCAGTGACAGCAGCTGTTGAAGAAGCTACGGTAAAGTATGATGTTGACATCTCCGCGCCGGCCAATTTAACACTTGCCCCCTTCGATGTCTCAATACGTATTCAGAATAGGGGAAATACGAAAACACCTGTACTTCTTAGGATTCCAGTTTCCAAATTTGCAATTATTAATGCAGATTCTTTTACACTAAATGGTTCTAACATAGAGCGCTTGGTATCTCTTATCCCAAATAAAACGGCAGAATTTAAGATTAGAGTATTTCCTTTAGACTCAACAAATCTTACTTTGCAAGCATATGTTATTTCTAATGGGAGGATAGTAGGGAAAGATGAAGAGGGGATTACATTTACCCAGGACAAATCTCAAGAAGAATTCCAAGAGCAAAACAGAGAATGTACACCTCAGATCGTTTATGTAAATAAGAGCGTGCCAGTGGAAAAAGTAGTTGAAAGAATTGTAAACAATACTGTGGAAGTGCCATACACTCCACTTAAGGCAAAGCTCATATTTTTGAGTGCCGGATTTTTGCTTGGTTCTGCATTTATCATACTACTAGCATGGATACAATCCCAAAGAGAATAA
- a CDS encoding ATPase domain-containing protein, with product MVEEVFRMELKGDELHRRIGGGIPAGTIMLLEGDRGTGKSIFAQRLLYGFLMNGYRVSYVSSQYTTVEYIRQMFSLGYDVVPFLIRKKLVFVSLYPLLTGVSEKKKFLSRLLGEPRLWETDIIIIDSFSALLSREQDLDAVRNFLMYIKKLASLDKVIILTSNTEEIDRESLFLLEEAATMLVRLQVKVFGGDLKNSAIIVKYNNAKGVFQKIIPFRVEPKVGLVVEIAAVV from the coding sequence TTGGTCGAGGAAGTCTTTAGAATGGAGCTTAAAGGAGATGAGCTACACAGACGTATTGGAGGTGGGATACCAGCAGGTACAATTATGTTGCTAGAGGGAGATAGAGGTACTGGGAAGTCTATTTTTGCCCAAAGATTGTTATATGGATTCTTAATGAATGGATATCGTGTTTCTTATGTGTCTAGTCAATACACAACAGTGGAGTATATTCGACAGATGTTTTCCTTAGGATATGATGTTGTACCATTTTTGATCAGAAAGAAGCTTGTCTTTGTGTCGTTATACCCATTATTAACAGGAGTTAGTGAAAAGAAAAAGTTTTTAAGCAGATTACTAGGTGAACCAAGACTCTGGGAGACGGATATAATAATAATCGACTCTTTTTCTGCTCTACTCTCAAGAGAGCAGGATTTAGATGCTGTTAGAAACTTTCTTATGTATATAAAGAAGCTTGCGAGTTTAGATAAGGTAATAATCCTTACATCAAATACCGAAGAAATAGATAGGGAATCATTGTTTTTGTTGGAAGAAGCCGCTACAATGCTAGTTAGGTTACAAGTAAAGGTATTTGGTGGTGATTTGAAAAATTCTGCGATTATTGTGAAGTACAACAATGCTAAAGGTGTTTTTCAGAAGATAATACCATTCAGAGTAGAACCCAAGGTGGGATTGGTAGTAGAAATAGCAGCGGTGGTGTGA
- a CDS encoding type II toxin-antitoxin system VapC family toxin, with protein MKVVLDTNVFHNWKFLLWLKDSPHSPVISSVSYAEYLYHQSKKMGSIEEGRSAVDALLHSIGIEVMAFYKECAVETVKAVWGRWDFRKNARDYMIGSLALKLNAPVITYNKKDFAWYEKVYTPEEFMELAEASKRS; from the coding sequence ATGAAGGTAGTCCTTGATACAAACGTTTTCCACAACTGGAAGTTCCTGCTCTGGTTAAAGGACTCTCCGCACTCTCCGGTAATAAGCTCCGTAAGCTATGCCGAGTACCTCTACCACCAGTCCAAAAAGATGGGAAGCATTGAGGAAGGCAGAAGTGCAGTTGATGCACTCTTGCACAGCATAGGGATTGAAGTTATGGCGTTTTACAAAGAATGTGCCGTAGAGACTGTAAAAGCCGTCTGGGGAAGATGGGACTTTAGAAAAAACGCGAGAGACTACATGATAGGTTCACTGGCGCTAAAGCTCAACGCTCCGGTAATAACTTACAACAAAAAGGATTTTGCATGGTACGAAAAAGTTTACACACCGGAGGAATTCATGGAGTTAGCTGAAGCCAGCAAACGATCCTAG
- a CDS encoding aconitase X catalytic domain-containing protein — protein MYLTKEEELILAGEYGYALQKAMEILVALGEIYNADRLIPIKSAQVAGVSYKNIGDAGIEFLKDFVDSGAKVSVYTTLNPAGIGDELFMEKQREILELYKAMGIEITSTCTPYYGANLPKFGDHIAWSESSAVIFANSIIGARTNREGGPSSLAAAIVGKTPNYGLHLEENRKATVIVEVNAKLKDFADYSFLGYYLGKALKNDIPYFKNLKSEKTDYLKELGASMAATGSIALYHVEGETPEYKHAIADKLERIEVDGKELEEVKEKFNAEWGEIDAIVIGCPHASIQEVKEVAEILKMREKPLKVPLLITASRAVKALADALGYSEVIERYNGKIIADSCLIVSPVEKWYGGIATNSGKASFYFSSAGLKVRLENTEKLLLDAP, from the coding sequence ATGTACCTCACAAAGGAGGAAGAACTAATACTTGCCGGAGAATACGGCTATGCATTACAAAAGGCTATGGAGATTCTTGTGGCCTTGGGAGAGATATATAATGCGGATAGGTTAATTCCAATAAAAAGTGCCCAAGTGGCGGGGGTTTCCTATAAAAACATTGGAGATGCTGGAATAGAGTTTTTGAAAGATTTCGTAGATTCCGGGGCGAAGGTTAGCGTTTACACTACTCTCAATCCAGCTGGTATTGGGGACGAGCTCTTTATGGAGAAGCAGAGAGAGATCCTTGAGCTCTATAAAGCTATGGGAATAGAGATCACCTCCACCTGTACCCCATACTACGGTGCAAACCTTCCGAAGTTTGGTGACCATATAGCATGGAGCGAGAGCTCCGCGGTTATCTTTGCAAACTCCATAATAGGAGCGAGAACAAACAGAGAAGGCGGGCCCTCAAGCCTTGCAGCTGCAATCGTTGGTAAAACTCCAAATTATGGCCTTCATCTTGAGGAAAACAGAAAGGCAACGGTTATTGTTGAGGTAAACGCAAAGCTCAAGGACTTTGCAGACTACAGCTTTTTGGGCTACTACCTCGGCAAAGCTCTAAAGAACGACATACCCTACTTCAAAAACCTCAAGTCTGAAAAAACTGACTACCTCAAAGAATTAGGGGCTTCGATGGCTGCAACTGGTTCGATAGCCCTCTACCATGTTGAAGGCGAAACTCCCGAATACAAACATGCCATAGCGGATAAACTTGAGAGGATTGAGGTTGATGGGAAGGAACTTGAAGAGGTTAAGGAGAAGTTCAACGCAGAGTGGGGAGAGATAGACGCAATAGTAATAGGCTGTCCCCATGCTTCGATTCAGGAAGTAAAAGAGGTTGCTGAGATTTTGAAGATGAGGGAGAAGCCTCTAAAAGTTCCGCTTTTAATAACCGCAAGCAGAGCTGTGAAGGCTCTCGCAGATGCTCTGGGCTATAGCGAAGTTATAGAGCGATACAATGGAAAGATAATAGCCGACAGCTGTTTGATAGTCTCTCCGGTCGAGAAGTGGTATGGGGGAATAGCTACAAACAGCGGAAAGGCGAGCTTTTACTTCTCCTCAGCAGGGCTAAAGGTGAGGCTTGAGAATACGGAGAAGTTACTTCTTGATGCCCCGTGA
- a CDS encoding AbrB/MazE/SpoVT family DNA-binding domain-containing protein, whose amino-acid sequence MPTVTKKYQVTIPKEVRERLGIKAGDEVVFIKTKEGYVIKRLEDFVKEMAELSRDIEESIEEMREGLGKMFTEDHK is encoded by the coding sequence ATGCCAACTGTAACAAAGAAATACCAAGTAACGATTCCCAAGGAAGTGAGGGAGAGGCTTGGGATTAAGGCTGGAGACGAGGTAGTGTTCATCAAGACAAAAGAGGGCTATGTGATAAAACGTCTTGAGGATTTCGTTAAAGAGATGGCTGAACTATCAAGGGACATCGAGGAAAGCATAGAAGAGATGAGAGAAGGGCTGGGCAAAATGTTCACGGAGGATCACAAATGA
- the flaJ gene encoding archaellar assembly protein FlaJ produces MSDISIFVKADLSMKKYLKKVLLPTLLLSIVLFIIASIVPRFIALPLGLRIILNLIPLIILMYAVLYPYTTADTKKISINSKIPYFITYFAVLSTSEMSRGELIQVLANDPKLGAIASELKKVYIIVNKLHRSLPEAFRFLARRTPSKVFADFLDRLAYSLDSGVELKDYLFQEQQTVMDDYQTFYEGALYDLDVFKEIYESIIISVVFIAAFIIIGPLITGQDVGRLAIYLLMIILSAEIGVMFVIKYRMPEDPIWAERKIPTERDRRIKRALMISIGGVVVVFGVYILVLRPRFDIPYPFVVSLILTPLAYAGRVIRNEEEGIFRKDENFPAFIRSLSSSLAASGSSLIFVLKYLSAHDFGTLTRDIRALYRRLAVRVSNERGWDFFIAETGSWLVGIFSEMFRESIKLGAEPDYVGKVISRNFERLVRLRRKRQQSIASFIGIIYGITGAFAFSIASSFQVAVSISELFGRMEISVEYLGDIIHVIQPSGLVFLTGIMLLLMVVHSLVSAVTIKLADGGHLGVSLYYFVILLWIFAVGMFIGQTLMERMMGLGGGQMLLILLEGLK; encoded by the coding sequence ATGAGTGACATAAGCATTTTTGTAAAAGCAGATCTTTCAATGAAAAAATACTTAAAGAAAGTACTTCTACCCACATTGCTACTTTCCATTGTTCTCTTTATAATAGCGTCTATTGTTCCGAGATTTATAGCGCTTCCCCTGGGGCTGAGAATAATTCTAAACCTTATTCCACTGATAATTTTGATGTACGCTGTTCTATATCCCTACACCACAGCAGATACGAAGAAAATTTCAATTAACTCTAAAATTCCATATTTTATTACTTACTTCGCTGTGTTGTCTACGAGCGAAATGTCAAGAGGGGAGCTCATACAAGTTTTGGCAAATGATCCTAAACTTGGTGCAATTGCTAGTGAGCTTAAGAAGGTGTACATAATAGTGAACAAGCTTCACAGAAGCTTACCTGAAGCATTTAGATTTTTAGCTAGGAGAACACCAAGCAAGGTATTTGCCGATTTTTTGGATAGATTAGCATACTCCCTCGATAGTGGTGTGGAGCTCAAGGATTATCTATTCCAAGAACAACAAACGGTGATGGATGATTATCAAACATTTTATGAAGGAGCGTTGTATGATCTTGATGTGTTTAAGGAGATTTATGAATCAATAATTATCTCAGTTGTTTTTATTGCAGCGTTTATAATTATTGGGCCATTAATAACAGGCCAAGATGTAGGGCGGCTTGCTATTTACCTTCTCATGATAATATTAAGTGCGGAAATTGGGGTTATGTTTGTGATTAAATATAGAATGCCCGAGGATCCAATATGGGCTGAAAGAAAAATCCCGACTGAAAGAGATAGAAGAATAAAACGAGCTTTAATGATCTCAATTGGGGGGGTTGTTGTAGTTTTTGGTGTTTATATACTTGTTCTTAGGCCTAGGTTTGATATCCCATATCCATTTGTAGTCTCTTTGATTCTGACACCCCTGGCTTATGCTGGAAGGGTGATTAGGAATGAAGAAGAGGGTATTTTCAGAAAGGATGAAAACTTCCCTGCGTTTATTAGGAGTTTGAGTTCCTCTCTTGCAGCAAGTGGAAGCTCTCTCATTTTTGTATTAAAGTATCTAAGTGCTCATGATTTTGGTACCTTAACTCGGGATATAAGAGCTCTTTATAGAAGACTTGCCGTGAGGGTCAGCAATGAGAGAGGATGGGACTTCTTTATAGCAGAAACTGGAAGCTGGTTGGTTGGTATATTTTCAGAAATGTTTAGGGAAAGTATAAAACTTGGTGCTGAGCCAGACTATGTTGGTAAAGTTATTTCAAGAAATTTCGAAAGACTTGTAAGACTCAGGAGAAAAAGACAGCAAAGTATAGCAAGCTTTATTGGGATTATCTATGGCATTACTGGAGCATTTGCTTTTTCAATTGCCTCCTCTTTTCAAGTTGCCGTTTCAATAAGCGAACTCTTTGGGAGAATGGAAATCTCTGTTGAGTATCTTGGAGATATAATTCATGTCATCCAACCAAGTGGACTTGTATTTTTAACTGGAATAATGCTTCTCCTCATGGTTGTTCATTCTTTAGTGTCTGCTGTTACAATAAAGCTTGCAGATGGAGGACATTTAGGAGTTTCTCTGTATTATTTTGTTATCTTGCTTTGGATATTTGCCGTTGGTATGTTCATAGGCCAGACATTAATGGAAAGAATGATGGGTCTTGGAGGGGGCCAAATGCTGTTAATACTGCTGGAGGGATTGAAATGA
- a CDS encoding type II/IV secretion system ATPase subunit produces the protein MAQKLNDTLEDAMRRNPHLRKYVEQFRKKYGKMPEFHPQLSRDMKELPQPNIIYPVGDPIFIHIYGDAQTDKKYIVIEPKIETREEEEKYEVIKNKILELAPFKDIPEDEEEFEVFLDNIFEEAVFSLLKSSKSPLKRSSPLILTREEMEKFRYLIKRDIIGIGPLEALARDPYIEDIHIIGANYVSLVHKIFEALPTNISFGDNIKLADYLKNLSERIGRPVSDRHPIVDGTLPDGSRINIIYSPDISLKGPSATIRKFSATPLSITQLIAWKTLSAEIAAYLWLALEYGMSVFICGETASGKTTTLNAIIPFIKPNSKIYTAEDTPEVVAPHPTWQRLVTRERGPEESRVTLFDLLKAALRSRPNYIIVGEIRGAEGAIAFQAMQTGHPVMSTFHAGDVKKMIQRFTGSPINVPVTFIDNLNIALFQQAVYVRGKFLRRVLTVVEIEGYYEELGGVATRNVFEWDPVSDVHHFRGFNNSYILERKIAEIAGYEDPKEIYNELFLRARILQRMVELGITYYWDVYREIKAFYERGIEGLSFRI, from the coding sequence ATGGCTCAAAAATTGAATGATACACTAGAAGACGCAATGAGAAGAAACCCCCATTTGAGAAAATATGTTGAACAGTTTAGAAAAAAGTATGGAAAAATGCCTGAATTTCACCCCCAATTAAGCAGAGATATGAAGGAACTTCCCCAGCCCAATATAATTTATCCAGTTGGGGATCCAATTTTCATTCATATATATGGGGATGCCCAAACCGATAAAAAATATATTGTTATTGAACCTAAGATTGAAACAAGAGAGGAAGAAGAAAAATATGAGGTAATAAAGAACAAAATTCTGGAATTGGCACCATTTAAGGACATTCCGGAAGATGAAGAAGAATTTGAAGTGTTTTTAGACAATATTTTTGAAGAAGCGGTTTTTTCTTTACTTAAATCCTCTAAGAGTCCTTTAAAACGCAGTTCACCTCTAATTTTAACACGTGAGGAAATGGAAAAGTTTAGGTATTTAATAAAGAGGGACATAATAGGTATTGGACCTCTTGAAGCTCTTGCGAGAGACCCCTATATTGAAGACATTCACATAATTGGGGCCAATTATGTTTCTCTTGTTCACAAGATTTTTGAGGCACTTCCAACCAATATTTCCTTTGGAGATAATATAAAGCTTGCAGACTATTTGAAAAACCTCAGTGAGCGTATAGGAAGACCTGTTAGCGATAGACATCCAATTGTAGATGGCACTCTTCCAGATGGTTCAAGAATTAACATAATATATAGTCCAGATATAAGTCTCAAAGGTCCCAGTGCAACAATAAGAAAATTCTCGGCAACCCCACTAAGCATTACCCAGCTAATAGCTTGGAAGACGTTAAGTGCAGAAATAGCAGCATATCTATGGCTTGCCTTAGAATATGGTATGAGTGTTTTTATATGTGGAGAAACGGCTAGTGGTAAAACAACAACCCTTAATGCAATTATCCCCTTCATAAAACCAAACTCCAAAATTTATACTGCTGAAGATACCCCTGAAGTTGTGGCTCCTCACCCTACATGGCAAAGACTTGTTACTAGGGAGAGAGGTCCAGAGGAGAGCAGAGTTACACTTTTTGATCTTCTTAAGGCTGCTCTAAGATCAAGACCCAATTACATTATAGTTGGTGAGATCAGAGGTGCAGAAGGTGCTATAGCTTTTCAGGCTATGCAGACTGGTCACCCAGTTATGAGTACTTTTCATGCTGGAGATGTTAAAAAGATGATTCAGAGATTTACTGGGAGTCCTATCAACGTTCCAGTAACTTTTATAGACAACTTAAACATAGCTCTCTTCCAGCAGGCAGTATATGTAAGAGGTAAATTCCTTAGAAGAGTTCTAACGGTTGTGGAGATTGAAGGGTATTATGAAGAACTTGGCGGAGTAGCAACAAGAAACGTTTTTGAATGGGATCCGGTTTCAGACGTTCATCATTTCAGGGGGTTCAACAATTCATACATTCTAGAAAGAAAAATAGCCGAAATAGCAGGATATGAAGACCCTAAAGAGATATACAACGAGTTGTTCCTAAGAGCAAGGATTCTTCAAAGAATGGTCGAGCTGGGCATTACTTACTATTGGGACGTTTACAGAGAAATCAAAGCTTTTTATGAGAGGGGCATTGAGGGACTGAGCTTTAGAATCTAG